From Granulicella cerasi, a single genomic window includes:
- a CDS encoding ATP-binding protein, whose protein sequence is MATKIHCEIKLRMAKGDFQQVISNLLSNAIDACSVGGEIAVSASQGEGHFRLAIEDDGRGVPEDLKDKIFTPLFTTKQDVGTGLGLRVTKEIVEKYGGTITIKNSSLGAIFLVEFSDSHSH, encoded by the coding sequence TTGGCGACGAAGATTCATTGCGAAATCAAGCTCCGTATGGCGAAGGGTGATTTCCAGCAGGTGATTTCGAACCTGCTGTCGAATGCGATTGATGCGTGCTCTGTCGGTGGCGAGATCGCAGTCTCAGCGTCCCAGGGGGAAGGCCACTTCCGGTTAGCCATAGAAGATGATGGGAGGGGTGTCCCCGAAGATCTCAAAGACAAAATCTTCACCCCATTGTTTACGACGAAGCAGGACGTGGGGACGGGCTTGGGACTTCGGGTGACGAAAGAGATTGTTGAGAAATACGGGGGCACCATCACCATAAAGAATTCCTCACTCGGTGCCATCTTCCTAGTCGAGTTCAGCGATTCTCACTCTCACTAG
- a CDS encoding alpha/beta fold hydrolase, whose translation MSSDDWDAQMLFFMGQGFRVIAHDRRGHGRSAQVWDGHDIDHYADDVAAVVNELGVQGAIHVGHSTGEARSFATLRDMEKTGFPRPRLSVPFRL comes from the coding sequence ATGAGTTCGGATGATTGGGACGCCCAGATGCTCTTTTTCATGGGACAGGGTTTCCGTGTCATCGCGCATGATCGCCGCGGCCATGGACGTTCCGCCCAGGTCTGGGATGGACACGACATCGACCACTATGCCGACGATGTGGCGGCAGTCGTGAACGAGTTGGGCGTCCAGGGAGCCATCCACGTTGGACACTCGACGGGCGAGGCGAGGTCGTTCGCTACATTGCGCGACATGGAGAAGACCGGGTTTCCAAGGCCGCGCTTATCAGTGCCGTTCCGCCTTTAA
- a CDS encoding acyl-CoA dehydrogenase family protein has protein sequence MSKAVAGDAAVSVANEAISLCGGRGYRENGKLARLLRDARASHVMAPTTNLLKLWAGKALLGLPLL, from the coding sequence ATGAGCAAGGCCGTAGCTGGTGACGCAGCCGTTTCCGTTGCGAATGAGGCGATAAGTCTCTGCGGGGGCCGGGGTTACCGTGAAAACGGCAAACTGGCGCGCCTGCTGCGTGATGCAAGAGCGAGTCACGTGATGGCACCCACAACGAATTTGCTCAAGCTTTGGGCAGGAAAGGCGCTGCTTGGACTGCCACTTCTCTAA
- a CDS encoding DUF3147 family protein, with translation MSDILIRFLVGGLLVSCFSTLADILRPKSFAGLLGAAPSVALATLALTIHHDGKIYAAMEARSMLGGAAGFLVYALGVSWLLRRYRPSALSAAVSMMPFWFVVFLGLWYALGATR, from the coding sequence ATGTCTGACATCCTGATTCGATTCCTCGTCGGAGGATTGCTCGTAAGCTGTTTCTCCACTCTCGCCGACATCCTCCGACCAAAGAGCTTTGCTGGCCTTCTGGGTGCTGCCCCCTCGGTGGCGCTCGCAACGCTCGCCTTAACCATTCACCATGACGGAAAGATCTACGCCGCCATGGAAGCTCGCTCCATGCTTGGCGGTGCAGCGGGGTTCCTCGTCTACGCGCTGGGCGTGAGCTGGTTGCTGCGGCGCTATCGCCCGTCTGCTCTCAGTGCCGCGGTGAGCATGATGCCGTTCTGGTTCGTTGTTTTTCTCGGACTCTGGTACGCCCTCGGTGCTACCCGATGA
- a CDS encoding sensor histidine kinase translates to MGTGIKWKCGTVPGTQGDCIGSIVDPEVLEYLQTAETELGRMAHIAKQTLGYYREHASAAATSLSQIAADAVRIYEPRCLQSGIAIKTTFESTREIVVRRGEMMQVVSNLIANAVYALSSGGRSPFR, encoded by the coding sequence ATGGGTACGGGCATAAAATGGAAGTGCGGCACCGTACCGGGAACCCAAGGCGATTGTATCGGTTCGATCGTCGATCCGGAAGTGCTCGAATATTTGCAAACCGCAGAGACTGAGCTGGGACGCATGGCGCATATCGCCAAACAGACGCTTGGCTACTATAGAGAACATGCCTCAGCGGCTGCCACTTCACTCAGCCAGATTGCAGCGGACGCAGTTCGTATCTATGAGCCCCGGTGCCTCCAAAGCGGAATCGCGATCAAGACCACCTTCGAATCGACGCGTGAGATAGTGGTTCGCCGTGGTGAAATGATGCAGGTGGTCTCGAACCTCATTGCGAATGCTGTGTATGCCCTGTCCTCCGGGGGACGATCTCCATTTCGGTGA
- a CDS encoding sensor histidine kinase — MKDAPEEEGVILSVVDDGIGIPAELLPRIFEAFYTTRNTIGTGIGLFVAKQFVEGYGGTMTIESSTLSGASGTAATIFIPYITRYVNEQSSTD, encoded by the coding sequence GTGAAAGACGCTCCCGAGGAGGAAGGCGTCATCCTTTCCGTCGTAGATGACGGGATTGGTATACCTGCGGAACTCTTGCCGCGTATCTTCGAGGCTTTCTATACGACACGAAACACCATCGGAACGGGGATCGGATTGTTCGTCGCGAAGCAGTTTGTGGAGGGCTATGGCGGGACCATGACGATCGAGAGCAGCACTCTTTCCGGAGCCAGCGGAACCGCCGCAACGATCTTTATTCCCTACATCACGCGATACGTGAACGAACAATCCTCCACAGATTAA
- a CDS encoding YoaK family protein, translating to MPHHYLRRLTSIQRTESGNRHLARYLAFIAGAVNAGGFLAVHQYTSHMSGIVSSVADNVAIGSISLAANGCVAVASFLTGAFCTTLFIRWGKRKHLHSQYALPLLVEAVLLLIFGITGKAFSGERFLRAVALLCFTMGLQNAMITKLSNAVIRTTHLTGMITDIGISLGRLVLATPDNLVSTSQEFSQLRLLTSLIFAFFIGGVTGANGFTRVGFLFTIPLSMMLLAMAMLPIFDDLKTLDAHV from the coding sequence ATGCCTCACCATTATCTGCGGCGACTCACGTCGATACAACGCACCGAGTCTGGGAATCGCCACCTTGCCCGATATCTTGCGTTCATCGCGGGAGCTGTGAATGCGGGGGGCTTTCTGGCAGTCCATCAATACACATCCCACATGTCAGGAATCGTGTCCTCGGTTGCTGATAATGTCGCAATCGGGAGCATCAGCCTCGCCGCAAACGGATGTGTGGCTGTGGCCTCGTTTTTGACCGGCGCCTTTTGCACGACCTTGTTCATCCGATGGGGTAAACGAAAGCATCTTCACAGTCAATATGCGTTGCCTCTGCTTGTTGAGGCGGTCCTCTTGCTCATCTTCGGAATCACAGGCAAAGCCTTCAGCGGAGAACGGTTCTTGCGTGCGGTCGCTTTACTTTGCTTCACAATGGGGCTTCAGAACGCCATGATTACCAAGCTGTCGAATGCCGTCATCCGGACAACCCATTTGACAGGCATGATTACGGATATCGGAATCTCCCTTGGAAGACTCGTCCTGGCGACACCTGACAACCTTGTCTCCACGTCTCAGGAATTCTCGCAGCTCCGTCTTCTCACGTCGCTGATATTCGCATTCTTCATCGGCGGGGTAACCGGAGCCAATGGATTCACCCGTGTCGGCTTTCTCTTCACGATTCCGCTCTCGATGATGTTGCTGGCAATGGCGATGCTGCCCATCTTCGATGACCTCAAGACACTGGATGCGCATGTCTGA
- a CDS encoding acyl-CoA dehydrogenase family protein, translating into MLFSSGTDEFPAAALRHIREKVKEITIEVAEPRAEEVDRLGIWPEHTMQALAAAGLLGLHVSERLGDWDKGYRA; encoded by the coding sequence ATGCTTTTCAGTTCCGGAACAGATGAATTTCCCGCCGCGGCCCTCCGTCATATCCGAGAAAAGGTCAAAGAGATCACCATCGAAGTAGCGGAACCACGGGCAGAAGAAGTAGACCGGCTTGGTATCTGGCCGGAGCACACGATGCAGGCGTTGGCGGCAGCGGGCCTGCTGGGTTTACACGTTTCGGAACGACTTGGGGACTGGGACAAGGGCTACAGGGCCTAA
- a CDS encoding GlsB/YeaQ/YmgE family stress response membrane protein → MGHGIIAWIIIGVVAGWLTGKIMKGSGFGFFVDMIVGLCGALIGGFLFSHLGAGGVNEHGLIISIVIATIGAVILTWLFRLVTGNRTT, encoded by the coding sequence ATGGGACATGGAATCATTGCCTGGATCATCATCGGTGTTGTGGCCGGATGGCTTACGGGAAAGATCATGAAGGGATCAGGCTTCGGGTTCTTTGTCGACATGATCGTCGGCCTTTGCGGTGCCTTGATCGGGGGCTTCCTCTTCAGTCATCTTGGAGCAGGCGGCGTCAATGAGCATGGCCTCATTATCAGCATCGTCATTGCTACCATCGGAGCCGTCATCCTCACATGGCTTTTCCGGCTCGTCACGGGCAATCGCACCACGTAA
- a CDS encoding inorganic diphosphatase, protein MKSLASPTKLKPITRDDLLQVVIETPAGSRNKFAFDPDQGIFALKKVMPAGMSFPYDFGFLPQTLAPDGDSIDVLLLMDEPAFPGCLVPSRLVGVIEGEQLDGKKKIRNDRLVAVADANHMYANIRRLRDLPPKWIKELEVFFVNYHNLEGKKYKLLGCKDAEAATALIKKAEKNAK, encoded by the coding sequence ATGAAATCTCTCGCGTCACCTACGAAGCTCAAGCCAATCACGAGAGATGACCTCCTGCAGGTCGTTATCGAAACCCCAGCCGGAAGCCGCAACAAGTTCGCGTTCGATCCGGACCAGGGAATCTTCGCGCTGAAGAAAGTTATGCCTGCTGGGATGAGCTTCCCGTATGACTTCGGATTTCTTCCGCAGACACTCGCCCCCGATGGCGATTCCATCGACGTGCTGCTTCTGATGGATGAGCCCGCGTTCCCGGGCTGCCTGGTTCCATCTCGGCTTGTGGGGGTCATCGAGGGAGAACAACTTGATGGGAAGAAGAAGATCAGGAACGATCGCCTTGTCGCGGTTGCCGATGCAAACCATATGTATGCGAACATCCGGAGGCTTAGAGATTTGCCGCCGAAATGGATTAAGGAACTCGAGGTCTTCTTCGTCAACTACCACAACCTCGAAGGAAAGAAGTACAAGTTGCTTGGCTGCAAGGACGCGGAGGCTGCGACTGCGCTGATCAAGAAAGCGGAGAAGAACGCGAAGTAG
- a CDS encoding Nramp family divalent metal transporter produces the protein MKNQSVSPDVPAEDVPSNGLQRFLKELGPGIITGAADDDPSGISTYSVAGASFGYATLWTALLSFPLMAAVQLMCAKLGMVTGCGLASVIRTRYPRWVLWLACSSVITANIFNIGADLGGMADAMQMMTGIRSFYWTPFFAMLIVVLLFWTSYRLMARIFKCLTLVLFAYVVTAFLAHPDWLAVRRYTFLPHFEWSKNYIAVLVAILGTTISPYLFFWQAAQEVEEDRDHGKTTVAQRKGSTNAELKSATRDVVTGMLLSNVVMYFLILTTAATLNAHGHKGIETAKEAAEALRPLAGQGAYWLFTMGMIGTGMLAVPVLAGSCAYAVAESARWRAASLNMKPQVARRFYGVIALSIAVGLALDFAHLNAVKMLFWSAILNGLLAPPLVVMVVLLTSDKKVMGNRINSAGMRWLGWTCAAVMSAAAIGLIVSSI, from the coding sequence GTGAAGAATCAGAGCGTTTCCCCCGATGTTCCGGCAGAGGATGTACCTTCGAACGGCCTCCAGCGCTTTCTGAAAGAGCTTGGTCCAGGCATCATCACCGGAGCTGCCGACGATGATCCTTCCGGCATCTCGACCTATTCTGTGGCGGGCGCTTCGTTCGGATACGCGACACTTTGGACTGCACTACTCTCATTTCCCTTGATGGCTGCCGTACAACTCATGTGCGCAAAGCTTGGCATGGTGACCGGTTGCGGTCTGGCGAGTGTCATTCGTACGCGGTATCCGCGGTGGGTTCTGTGGCTGGCGTGTTCGTCGGTGATTACCGCGAACATCTTCAACATCGGCGCCGATCTCGGCGGCATGGCGGATGCCATGCAGATGATGACGGGGATTCGATCTTTTTATTGGACGCCGTTCTTTGCGATGCTCATCGTCGTACTTCTTTTCTGGACGTCCTACCGCCTGATGGCCAGAATCTTCAAATGCCTGACATTGGTTCTGTTTGCCTATGTGGTAACGGCGTTTCTTGCCCATCCCGACTGGTTGGCCGTTCGCCGCTACACATTCTTGCCGCATTTCGAATGGAGCAAGAACTATATCGCAGTGTTGGTGGCTATCCTCGGCACCACAATCTCGCCTTACCTGTTCTTCTGGCAGGCTGCTCAGGAGGTCGAGGAGGACCGGGACCACGGCAAGACGACTGTCGCTCAACGAAAAGGTTCCACCAATGCCGAACTGAAGTCGGCCACGCGGGATGTCGTCACTGGCATGTTGCTCTCTAATGTTGTCATGTATTTTCTGATCCTGACGACCGCTGCGACATTGAATGCGCACGGCCATAAAGGTATCGAGACAGCGAAGGAGGCGGCAGAGGCCTTACGCCCGCTGGCTGGGCAAGGAGCTTACTGGCTCTTCACTATGGGCATGATCGGAACGGGAATGCTGGCGGTTCCTGTTCTTGCTGGGTCGTGTGCCTACGCGGTCGCCGAGAGCGCGCGATGGAGAGCGGCGTCCTTGAACATGAAACCCCAAGTCGCTCGCAGATTCTATGGAGTGATTGCCCTCTCCATTGCAGTTGGTTTGGCGCTGGACTTCGCTCATCTAAACGCGGTCAAGATGTTGTTCTGGTCGGCCATTCTCAACGGTCTTCTAGCGCCGCCATTAGTAGTCATGGTCGTCCTTCTCACCAGCGACAAGAAGGTGATGGGTAACCGAATCAACTCCGCCGGCATGCGGTGGCTCGGCTGGACGTGTGCCGCGGTTATGAGCGCCGCCGCCATAGGCCTTATCGTATCTTCGATCTGA
- a CDS encoding ArdC family protein produces the protein MNSTTIAAALNDSKKPLTKQELIAANIKLLIEQLEAGKSDALTNYLTAMSRFHRYSFGNVLEIARQMPTATRVAGFWTWKNLGRSVNAGAKGIRILAPIVGLRRKKDTDATTDASKQNERALLGFRNTYVFDISQTNGVDLPSLNEVSGDPGENIELLAAFVKGKGIQLIYNEKIAPALGMSYGGRIAILPGQSKAEEFATLVHETAHELLHKAERRTSTTKTTRELEAEAVAFVVGKAVGLVNGNASSDYIQLYQGNASLLAESLEVIQQTSAVILAALETPNGDPQEEQQPADSELEEAA, from the coding sequence ATGAACAGCACCACCATCGCAGCCGCCCTTAACGACAGCAAGAAGCCCCTCACGAAACAGGAACTCATCGCCGCCAACATCAAGCTCCTCATCGAGCAGCTGGAGGCAGGGAAGTCCGACGCCCTCACCAATTACCTCACCGCTATGAGTCGTTTTCATCGCTACAGCTTTGGCAACGTCTTGGAGATCGCGCGGCAGATGCCCACAGCCACGCGTGTAGCTGGCTTCTGGACGTGGAAGAACCTCGGACGTTCCGTCAACGCTGGAGCCAAGGGCATTCGCATTCTCGCTCCCATCGTCGGCCTCCGCCGTAAGAAGGACACCGATGCGACCACTGATGCCAGCAAGCAGAACGAACGCGCTTTGCTTGGTTTCCGCAATACCTATGTCTTCGATATCTCGCAGACCAACGGTGTGGACTTGCCGAGCCTGAATGAAGTGTCTGGCGACCCCGGCGAAAACATCGAACTTCTGGCCGCTTTCGTGAAGGGCAAGGGCATTCAGCTTATCTACAACGAAAAGATCGCACCCGCACTCGGTATGAGCTACGGCGGTCGTATCGCCATCCTCCCCGGTCAATCGAAGGCCGAAGAGTTCGCGACGCTCGTGCATGAGACGGCGCACGAACTTCTCCACAAAGCGGAACGCCGCACCTCCACCACCAAGACCACTCGCGAACTCGAAGCCGAGGCCGTGGCCTTCGTGGTCGGGAAAGCTGTCGGCTTGGTGAATGGCAACGCCTCCTCAGATTACATCCAGCTTTACCAGGGCAATGCTTCACTGCTGGCCGAGAGCTTGGAAGTGATTCAGCAGACCTCGGCGGTCATCCTCGCTGCGTTGGAGACTCCCAACGGCGACCCGCAAGAAGAACAGCAACCGGCTGACTCCGAACTCGAGGAGGCGGCCTAA
- a CDS encoding response regulator: MSSPVKTLLLVEDDPDHELLAIRALKKSQLAEEIRVARDGEEAMEALCGNDSVRPQVVLLDLKLPKIDGLEVLRRIRSTEATATLPVVVLTSSDEESDVVGSYRLGVNSYIRKPVDYTSFAEAARQIGAYWMTLNEAPKQN, encoded by the coding sequence ATGTCGAGTCCTGTCAAGACACTTCTACTGGTCGAAGATGATCCTGATCATGAACTGCTTGCGATTCGTGCTCTGAAGAAATCGCAGCTGGCAGAGGAGATCCGAGTGGCCCGCGATGGCGAAGAAGCCATGGAAGCGCTCTGTGGGAACGATTCGGTCCGCCCCCAAGTGGTGCTTCTGGACTTGAAGCTTCCAAAGATCGATGGCCTGGAGGTGTTAAGGCGTATTCGGTCAACAGAGGCAACAGCCACGCTTCCGGTGGTGGTGCTGACTTCCTCGGATGAAGAATCGGATGTTGTAGGCAGCTATCGTTTGGGTGTGAACAGTTACATTCGAAAGCCGGTGGACTACACAAGTTTTGCCGAAGCAGCGCGGCAGATCGGCGCTTATTGGATGACGCTGAATGAAGCTCCAAAGCAGAACTGA
- a CDS encoding PAS domain-containing protein: MASILEHAGDAVVSLDSEDRIASYNPAAQELFGIPPDRALNQPISSLWAQSVRELLREGETKSPVTLTLNLPHQARTVDVTVNPIYDDTGHRIAFTLTIRDMTERLRTEDALRKAEALAAAGRLAATVSHEINNPLEAITNLLFLLGAEQLSEAAREYLKLANLELERVSHLVKQTPVFY; this comes from the coding sequence TTGGCGAGCATCCTCGAACATGCTGGGGACGCAGTGGTTTCGCTTGACAGCGAAGACCGCATTGCCAGCTACAATCCTGCGGCGCAAGAATTGTTCGGCATCCCGCCAGATCGAGCACTCAATCAACCTATCAGCAGCCTCTGGGCACAGAGCGTTCGGGAACTCTTGAGAGAAGGAGAGACAAAATCTCCCGTCACTCTGACTTTGAATCTTCCGCACCAAGCTCGAACCGTGGACGTTACCGTGAACCCGATTTACGATGACACGGGCCACCGAATCGCCTTCACTCTAACGATTCGCGATATGACCGAGCGGCTGCGCACGGAAGACGCTCTCCGCAAAGCGGAAGCCTTGGCGGCCGCGGGTCGTTTGGCGGCGACCGTCTCCCATGAGATCAACAATCCACTCGAGGCGATCACGAATCTCCTCTTTCTTCTTGGAGCTGAACAGCTCAGCGAAGCAGCGCGTGAATATTTGAAGTTGGCAAACCTCGAACTCGAGCGCGTTTCTCACTTGGTGAAGCAAACGCCTGTCTTCTATTAG
- a CDS encoding DUF3147 family protein, which produces MRKIGFSFSSLKETRFHEYVARFFFGGVCTALAGIIARRYGPVLGGLFLAFPAIFPASATMIENNEKRRKQEIGADGTQRGRIAASIDASGASLGCFGLAAFGLVLWQFIPQHNALATVMLAFASWTVVSYLLWAFRKG; this is translated from the coding sequence ATGAGAAAGATTGGATTTAGCTTTTCCTCGCTCAAGGAAACTCGTTTCCATGAATACGTCGCGCGCTTCTTCTTCGGTGGAGTTTGTACTGCGCTCGCCGGAATCATCGCACGGCGGTATGGTCCGGTTCTGGGAGGCCTATTTCTTGCCTTTCCAGCCATCTTCCCGGCGAGCGCGACGATGATCGAGAACAACGAGAAGCGACGGAAGCAGGAGATTGGCGCAGATGGAACCCAGAGAGGCCGCATCGCTGCGAGCATCGACGCTTCAGGCGCTTCGCTCGGTTGTTTTGGGCTGGCCGCTTTCGGGCTCGTTCTCTGGCAATTCATTCCCCAGCACAATGCGCTAGCCACTGTCATGCTCGCGTTCGCAAGCTGGACGGTGGTTTCCTATCTTCTGTGGGCTTTCCGAAAAGGCTGA
- a CDS encoding KH domain-containing protein — MMVLSQSVTNEEQPMRQLVYLIVRHLVDDEAAVRVDCLDGNDGVTTLNVHVARGDTGKLIGKQGRTARSLRTILSAARMKLHHRYALNLEEQEDEA; from the coding sequence ATGATGGTACTTTCCCAGTCCGTTACTAACGAAGAACAACCAATGCGGCAGCTTGTCTATCTGATCGTGCGGCACCTAGTTGATGACGAAGCCGCCGTCCGAGTAGATTGTTTGGACGGCAATGACGGCGTGACAACATTGAACGTCCATGTCGCACGAGGGGACACCGGGAAGCTGATCGGCAAGCAAGGACGTACGGCCCGCTCACTAAGAACGATTTTGTCGGCCGCCCGCATGAAATTGCACCACCGCTACGCACTCAACCTCGAAGAACAAGAAGATGAGGCGTAG
- a CDS encoding DUF6908 domain-containing protein — protein MRILLDILEAVGGWNHGLHIQIDNQPYLPLVIEAMDECGPCGLPAVSVTHYGKQNGDAMRDPEMCFELGFAGGAHLNPFYWRNDYIGIEQWSRFIRDGNYCYHAQLHEQHEAFAKLWDKNLRQQRFFEAFQQQQAKIA, from the coding sequence ATGCGAATCCTTCTCGACATCCTCGAAGCTGTAGGAGGCTGGAACCACGGCCTCCATATCCAAATCGACAATCAGCCCTATCTTCCCTTGGTGATCGAGGCGATGGATGAGTGCGGCCCTTGTGGCCTTCCCGCCGTCTCCGTGACCCACTACGGCAAACAGAACGGCGATGCCATGCGCGACCCCGAGATGTGTTTTGAACTCGGCTTCGCTGGTGGCGCTCATCTCAACCCCTTCTATTGGCGCAACGACTACATCGGCATAGAGCAATGGAGCCGCTTCATTCGTGACGGCAACTACTGCTATCACGCGCAGCTTCACGAACAACACGAGGCCTTCGCCAAGCTGTGGGACAAGAACCTGCGCCAGCAACGCTTCTTCGAGGCTTTCCAGCAGCAGCAAGCCAAGATCGCCTAA
- a CDS encoding ParB/RepB/Spo0J family partition protein, with protein sequence MQDSSPFQFIAIDHIDESTTNPRQTFDATKLDELATSIIMNGVIQPIVVRPHANRFEVVAGARRFRASVIAEQFSIPARVVELNDAQAVEWQLVENSQREDVHPYEEAQGFQRLLDMPGYDVAAIALKSGKSASHIYARLSLLQLIPEVAKAFVEERITASHANLIARLQQEHQADAFANCWRKDWKDEEAHLLPAKHLSAWIQSNLYLDLEAAPFDKDDPTLNPSAGSCFACPRRSGYNTSLFADVQGDQCLDAACFQGKITAHLDRELAARPELVQIETAWRNPKDQRPGALNRNDYRELPDADNPDAEPPCAHAKPALIVFGKGIGRTVMVCLEPECSVHSNQPEYDDEEEIAAAPAMPPAPEEETEEEAAQRIVEHEQRVAEYEAEETRKREERKAAVERLEQEREAERVQRERHLKARAATFERILANAPEAFNAAQLRTILSLLIHLDPYDYLDKVMAFYTKEDENTEQSVEQIVSSVLGATPDEKLTSFALRLLLSDHVAIPQEDQPDLLAEAEQIFAPEQLKTAKPKKAPTTKPALIKAAAKGKKPSIPKKAA encoded by the coding sequence ATGCAAGACAGCAGCCCGTTCCAATTCATCGCCATCGATCACATCGACGAGTCCACCACCAACCCGCGCCAGACCTTCGACGCAACCAAGCTCGACGAGCTTGCTACGTCGATCATCATGAATGGCGTGATTCAACCCATCGTCGTTCGCCCTCACGCCAATCGGTTTGAAGTGGTCGCCGGTGCGCGTCGCTTCCGCGCTTCCGTGATCGCCGAACAGTTCTCCATCCCGGCGCGTGTTGTCGAACTCAACGACGCGCAAGCCGTCGAATGGCAGTTAGTCGAGAACTCGCAGCGCGAAGATGTTCATCCTTATGAAGAAGCGCAGGGCTTCCAGCGTCTTCTCGATATGCCCGGCTATGATGTGGCCGCGATTGCCTTGAAGTCCGGCAAGAGTGCGAGCCACATCTATGCGCGGTTATCTCTACTGCAACTCATCCCCGAAGTGGCGAAGGCGTTTGTGGAGGAGCGCATCACCGCCAGCCATGCGAACCTCATCGCTCGCTTGCAGCAGGAGCATCAAGCGGATGCGTTCGCTAACTGCTGGCGCAAGGACTGGAAGGACGAAGAAGCCCATCTGCTTCCTGCCAAGCACCTCAGCGCATGGATTCAGAGCAATCTCTATCTCGACCTAGAGGCGGCTCCGTTCGACAAGGACGATCCCACCCTCAACCCCTCTGCGGGTTCGTGCTTCGCTTGCCCTCGTCGCAGCGGTTACAACACCAGCCTCTTTGCCGACGTGCAGGGCGATCAGTGTCTCGATGCCGCTTGCTTCCAAGGCAAGATCACCGCACACCTCGACCGCGAATTGGCTGCGCGGCCTGAGCTGGTGCAGATCGAAACCGCATGGCGCAACCCCAAAGACCAGCGCCCCGGCGCTCTCAATCGCAACGATTATCGCGAGCTGCCCGACGCCGATAACCCCGACGCCGAGCCGCCCTGCGCTCACGCGAAACCCGCTCTGATCGTCTTCGGGAAGGGAATCGGGCGTACCGTCATGGTCTGCCTAGAACCTGAGTGCTCCGTTCACAGCAACCAGCCGGAGTACGACGACGAAGAGGAGATCGCCGCCGCGCCTGCTATGCCACCCGCACCCGAGGAGGAAACGGAAGAGGAGGCTGCGCAACGCATCGTGGAACATGAGCAGCGTGTTGCTGAGTACGAAGCCGAGGAGACGCGTAAACGCGAAGAGCGCAAAGCCGCTGTGGAGCGGTTGGAGCAAGAAAGGGAAGCCGAACGCGTCCAACGCGAGAGGCATCTCAAGGCCCGGGCGGCCACCTTCGAGCGCATCCTTGCCAATGCTCCCGAGGCATTCAATGCGGCACAGCTGCGAACCATCCTCAGCCTCTTGATCCATCTCGATCCTTACGACTACTTGGACAAGGTCATGGCCTTCTACACCAAGGAAGACGAGAACACAGAGCAGTCCGTCGAGCAGATCGTCTCGTCGGTTCTCGGGGCAACTCCAGACGAGAAGCTCACCAGCTTCGCTCTGCGTCTTCTACTCTCCGACCATGTGGCCATCCCGCAGGAAGATCAACCTGACTTGTTGGCCGAAGCAGAACAAATCTTCGCGCCCGAGCAGCTCAAGACCGCCAAGCCTAAGAAAGCGCCCACTACCAAGCCTGCCCTGATCAAGGCTGCCGCAAAAGGCAAGAAGCCCTCCATCCCTAAAAAGGCCGCATAG